In Mercenaria mercenaria strain notata chromosome 15, MADL_Memer_1, whole genome shotgun sequence, a single genomic region encodes these proteins:
- the LOC128548828 gene encoding putative deoxyribonuclease TATDN2 produces MSVAIGFHPKHASSSHHRLNEDIKLMLRLLRHPKVSAFGEIGIDHTEPRKDWSYQVDLLEKILPELQDQHVLIVHCRGMRGDCGTEAFLLLLHFLKKLVRTNHPIHLHCFAGNQYVFKRWLEVFPRTYIGFTNMVQSFDPEQVAALCAIEENRLLLESDAPYFKTMGTNVSSPSQLYAAAMNVAQHRGTTPERSLEITVANAQCLYHDQFQ; encoded by the coding sequence ATGTCTGTGGCAATTGGATTTCATCCAAAACATGCCAGCAGTAGCCATCACAGACTGAATGAGGACATTAAACTCATGTTGAGGCTCTTGCGTCATCCTAAGGTCTCGGCATTTGGAGAAATAGGCATAGACCACACTGAGCCTAGAAAAGATTGGTCCTACCAAGTGGATTTACTGGAAAAGATCTTGCCAGAGCTCCAGGATCAGCATGTATTGATTGTACACTGCCGTGGAATGAGAGGCGACTGCGGAACAGAAGCTTTTCTACTTCTACTGCACTTTTTGAAGAAGTTAGTCCGCACCAATCATCCCATTCATCTCCACTGCTTCGCAGGTAATCAGTATGTGTTTAAAAGATGGTTAGAGGTGTTTCCACGAACATACATTGGTTTCACCAACATGGTCCAGTCGTTCGATCCAGAGCAAGTTGCTGCTTTATGCGCCATTGAAGAAAACAGGTTGCTCCTGGAATCTGACGCTCCATACTTCAAGACGATGGGAACCAATGTATCGTCTCCAAGCCAGCTCTACGCTGCTGCCATGAATGTGGCTCAACACCGAGGAACAACACCAGAACGAAGCCTGGAAATCACAGTAGCAAACGCACAATGTTTGTACCACGACCAGTTCCAGTAA